In Pseudoalteromonas xiamenensis, the following are encoded in one genomic region:
- a CDS encoding Ig-like domain-containing protein, with product MPNAGDVYDIVLPQREPIPMNPAYRKLRGGQWGDFVIDGQNQIYSALGEKGYCPPPGDSSWQAGLTPGHWCVQLSIQDGGPNDDDGVANGTIVDPGGIAVMNNGNAFPVVTADSASTRQGVAVVIDVLTNDTDEDNDVLTITSANVDFGVVDIVDNKVRYTPPTNLLGTATILYGISDNQGGTASGEVKVEIKLNNPPTVQPDSAEVNIGQIAIVDVLVNDTDLEGDALILMDAVAQQGNVSVTDDQKIKYVPNGSFTGIDTITYYVQDELGAASSGTLTMTVNAENTNVNNHVESKSSGSTSIWMLVIGGLFGLLRRIRHKGFFLVPFLVSALSLLQSPQGYAAQNWMLGGGLTTAKATSISYPSNWQGQSSQVDDSAGGYYLSAGYTFMENWNAIFQYEDLGTASNNFILPASSGEEGLYAAPILGKSASLAVRYSLPVSTDFSVDVSAGVQKWKTDVNATINGGTKLSKSFDGTDPLVSIGGSYKVSEHTSIRAQFQFEQRERNDVNTLMLGVERRF from the coding sequence TTGCCAAATGCGGGGGATGTTTATGACATCGTATTGCCGCAGCGAGAACCGATTCCGATGAACCCAGCTTACCGTAAATTACGAGGCGGCCAGTGGGGAGACTTCGTTATAGATGGTCAAAACCAGATTTATTCTGCGTTGGGAGAAAAAGGCTATTGCCCACCACCAGGTGACTCATCATGGCAAGCGGGATTAACGCCGGGTCATTGGTGTGTGCAGTTAAGTATTCAAGACGGTGGACCTAACGACGACGATGGTGTCGCAAACGGAACGATTGTTGATCCAGGCGGTATTGCGGTTATGAATAACGGCAATGCATTCCCTGTGGTGACGGCTGATTCGGCGTCAACTCGACAAGGGGTTGCGGTGGTCATTGATGTTTTAACCAATGATACTGACGAAGACAACGATGTGCTGACGATAACCAGTGCCAACGTTGACTTTGGTGTAGTTGACATTGTCGATAATAAAGTACGCTACACGCCACCAACGAACTTGCTAGGTACAGCAACTATTTTGTATGGCATTAGCGATAATCAAGGCGGGACGGCAAGCGGGGAAGTTAAAGTTGAAATTAAACTGAACAATCCGCCAACTGTTCAACCAGACAGCGCCGAAGTAAACATTGGGCAGATTGCGATTGTCGACGTACTTGTGAACGACACCGATCTTGAAGGCGACGCATTAATATTAATGGACGCAGTAGCCCAACAAGGAAATGTGAGTGTAACGGATGATCAAAAAATCAAATATGTACCAAACGGAAGTTTTACTGGTATCGATACAATTACATATTACGTGCAGGATGAGCTGGGTGCGGCATCAAGCGGGACATTAACCATGACGGTAAACGCGGAGAATACCAACGTGAACAACCATGTAGAAAGTAAGTCATCAGGTAGTACATCTATTTGGATGTTAGTAATCGGTGGATTGTTCGGCCTGCTCCGACGCATTCGTCATAAAGGATTCTTCCTTGTGCCATTCCTTGTGAGCGCGTTAAGCTTGCTGCAAAGCCCACAAGGCTATGCTGCGCAGAATTGGATGCTTGGAGGGGGGTTAACCACGGCTAAAGCAACCAGCATTTCTTACCCAAGTAACTGGCAAGGTCAATCATCGCAAGTCGATGACTCTGCAGGTGGTTACTATCTCAGTGCAGGTTACACCTTTATGGAAAACTGGAATGCTATTTTCCAATATGAAGATTTAGGAACTGCTTCAAATAACTTTATTTTGCCAGCGTCCTCTGGTGAAGAAGGACTTTACGCAGCGCCTATTTTGGGGAAATCGGCTTCACTTGCGGTACGGTATTCACTGCCTGTGAGCACTGATTTTTCCGTTGATGTGTCGGCAGGTGTGCAAAAATGGAAAACGGATGTTAACGCGACCATTAATGGTGGAACTAAGCTTTCAAAGTCTTTTGATGGCACCGATCCGCTGGTGAGCATTGGTGGTAGCTATAAGGTATCTGAACATACGTCAATCAGAGCGCAGTTTCAGTTTGAGCAACGTGAACGCAACGATGTAAATACACTGATGCTTGGTGTGGAACGTCGTTTTTAA
- the pyrE gene encoding orotate phosphoribosyltransferase, whose amino-acid sequence MKAYQKEFIEFALEKQVLKFGEFTLKSGRTSPYFFNAGLFNTGRDLARLGRFYAAALEDAAIEYDVLFGPAYKGIPIATTTAVALADHHNKDVPYCFNRKEKKTHGEGGSLVGSELKGRIMLVDDVITAGTAIRESMEIIAEQGAELAGVLIALDRQEKGKAELSAIQEVERDFNTKVVSIVKLADLIAYLEQQGNMTEHLEAVKAYRDQYGVA is encoded by the coding sequence ATGAAAGCATATCAAAAAGAGTTTATTGAATTTGCACTTGAAAAGCAGGTTTTAAAATTTGGCGAGTTTACGCTGAAATCAGGCCGTACAAGTCCCTACTTTTTTAATGCGGGATTATTCAATACTGGTCGTGACCTTGCTCGCTTAGGTCGTTTTTATGCGGCAGCATTGGAAGATGCAGCAATTGAATATGATGTGTTGTTCGGCCCTGCGTATAAAGGTATTCCAATTGCAACCACAACTGCGGTTGCGCTTGCAGATCATCACAACAAAGATGTGCCATATTGTTTTAATCGCAAAGAGAAAAAAACACATGGAGAGGGTGGTTCGTTAGTCGGTTCTGAACTAAAAGGCCGCATCATGTTAGTTGATGACGTGATTACAGCGGGCACTGCAATCCGTGAGTCTATGGAGATTATTGCGGAACAAGGCGCTGAGCTTGCGGGTGTCTTGATTGCACTAGACCGTCAGGAAAAAGGAAAAGCAGAGCTTTCAGCTATTCAAGAAGTCGAACGTGACTTTAATACTAAAGTTGTTTCAATCGTAAAACTTGCTGACCTAATTGCCTACCTTGAACAACAAGGTAACATGACAGAGCATCTAGAAGCAGTTAAAGCGTACCGAGATCAATATGGTGTTGCCTAG